From a region of the Nitrospira sp. genome:
- a CDS encoding flagellar biosynthesis protein FlgC, producing the protein MISAIHTALSGLTAFGKQIEVVAHNVANVNTDGFKRSKTEFVEVPTGGVLPVVEKDHSAGPTVLRDTGSSPAMVELSNVDLGEETVQQILAQRSFEANLHTLKTGDALLGSILDLRK; encoded by the coding sequence ATGATTTCCGCGATCCATACCGCACTCTCAGGCCTGACGGCCTTTGGTAAACAGATCGAAGTCGTGGCACACAATGTTGCGAACGTCAACACTGACGGCTTCAAGAGATCGAAGACGGAGTTTGTCGAGGTACCTACCGGCGGCGTCCTTCCGGTAGTTGAGAAAGATCATTCCGCAGGCCCAACCGTCCTTCGAGACACAGGCAGCAGCCCGGCCATGGTCGAGCTTTCGAATGTCGATCTTGGCGAAGAAACGGTGCAACAAATCTTGGCGCAACGCAGTTTCGAAGCCAACCTGCATACTCTCAAGACGGGAGATGCCTTGCTCGGCAGTATCCTAGACCTAAGAAAGTAG